CCGCTCCAGCACCGCCCACTGGGTCGGGGTGAGCCGGACCTCGACGCCGTCGTCGCGCACGACGGTACGGGCGGCGAGGTCGACGGTGTGCCGTCCCACCCGGGCCACGGCGGTGGCGTCGACCGGCGCGGCGGTGAGCCGACGGGTGACGGCGCGGATCCGGGCGAGGAGTTCGTCGATCCCGAACGGCTTGGTCACGTAGTCGTCGGCACCGGCGTCGAGGGCGGCGACCTTGTCCGCGCTGCCGGCCCGGCCGGAGAGCACGATGACCGGGATCGTGGTCCAGCCGCGCAGGCCCCGGATGACCTCGACGCCGTCCAGGTCGGGCAGGCCGAGGTCGAGCACCACCAGGTCCGGTGGGTGGCCGGCGGCGGCCTTCAGCGCGGCCGTGCCGGTCCCGGCGACCTCGACGTCGTACCCCCGGGCGCGCAGGTTGATCCGCAGCGCG
Above is a window of Micromonospora rifamycinica DNA encoding:
- a CDS encoding response regulator, whose translation is MTRILVVDDEPQILRALRINLRARGYDVEVAGTGTAALKAAAGHPPDLVVLDLGLPDLDGVEVIRGLRGWTTIPVIVLSGRAGSADKVAALDAGADDYVTKPFGIDELLARIRAVTRRLTAAPVDATAVARVGRHTVDLAARTVVRDDGVEVRLTPTQWAVLERLLRHPGKLISQRQLLHEVWGPEYQQETNYLRQYLAQLRRKLEDDPARPRHLVTEPGMGYRYRP